The following proteins are encoded in a genomic region of Ostrea edulis chromosome 7, xbOstEdul1.1, whole genome shotgun sequence:
- the LOC125656625 gene encoding uncharacterized protein LOC125656625 — protein sequence MANVCIQMCESMYQLPSRISCFLLMLIQGGILNYYLVTHKNVYWYGWIGADVAIAFVLFVAFMISYRHLKYIRRSSTSNRPIQAGSLPLGYFAWFIYSLALAGRVGIIFNDFAWKLNEEDVFGPNTLKITISLAAIIFLLLLMSHHDAEPNTKRRYYIEEMTATVVFDILDSVDALDIMFEKNDIDDLPNGMGLCIISISCLNLILPVFPLCTLSRTHFGHHVNHETIILLHKLSLVFVVNLPLLVFRLVLWHALSKEISIFPVKNVIVMFLVFQDLYEKNRQKLRARDETDSTASHEMKRFPVLS from the coding sequence ATGGCCAACGTGTGCATTCAGATGTGTGAGTCCATGTACCAGCTGCCGTCCCGAATTTCCTGCTTCCTGCTCATGCTTATCCAGGGAGGAATACTTAACTATTATCTGGTAACCCACAAAAATGTCTACTGGTATGGCTGGATTGGTGCAGATGTTGCAATCGCATTTGTGCTATTTGTGGCTTTTATGATTTCGTATCGACATCTTAAATATATTCGGAGATCGAGTACCAGTAACAGGCCCATCCAGGCTGGTAGTCTGCCCCTGGGTTACTTTGCTTGGTTTATTTACTCGCTTGCCCTGGCAGGAAGGGTAGGAATAATTTTCAATGACTTTGCTTGGAAACTCAATGAAGAAGATGTGTTTGGACcaaatactttaaaaattacCATCTCCTTAGCTGCTATTATATTTTTGTTGCTGTTGATGAGTCATCACGATGCTGAACCAAACACTAAACGTCGTTACTACATCGAGGAAATGACCGCCACAGTCGTGTTTGACATTCTGGATTCTGTGGACGCTCTGGACATTATGTTTGAGAAAAACGACATTGACGATTTGCCCAATGGAATGGGGTTGTGTATCATCAGCATTTCCTGCCTAAACCTGATCCTGCCGGTTTTTCCGCTGTGTACACTGAGTCGAACCCACTTTGGACATCACGTGAACCACGAGACGATCATCCTCTTACATAAACTGTCACTGGTTTTTGTAGTCAATCTGCCATTACTGGTGTTCAGGCTAGTTTTGTGGCATGCTCTCAGTAAAGAAATCTCCATTTTCCCGGTAAAGAACGTGATTGTGATGTTTCTAGTTTTTCAAGATCTGTACGAGAAAAATCGACAGAAACTACGGGCAAGAGACGAGACGGACTCCACAGCCTCCCATGAGATGAAACGATTTCCCGTCCTGTCGTGA